GGTTTGACCGTGCCGCCCACTGCAAGTGCACCCGATCGCCGATGCGGGTGATGTACAACCGCCGGTCCAGCCGCAGGGTTTCGAGCCCGAGCTGGCGCCAGATGAGATCGGTCAACACCGCGTAGCCGGCGTCGCTCAGGTGCAGTCCGTCCACGAGGTAACCCTGGCTGCGCATCCACGAGTAGGAGACCATCGGAGTCATCCCGTCCACATAAATGCGTCCGTGACGGCGGGCCAGATCGCGGACCAGGCGGTTCTGCGGCTGGGTGACGGGCGTGCCGGCTTCGTCCCGGGCCTCGTAGGGTGTGCCGAGGTAGATGACGTCGGCCCCGGGTGCAGCCTTTTGCCACAGCAGTTCCAGCTGTTCCAAATCGTTGCTCAGAACCGCCTCCGCCCGGTCCGGCCCCACCAGATTCCAATAGTCCGCCAATTCCTTCATGTGCCAGAAAATCAGATGCGGTTGCAGATTCTGCAGCACGGGTTCCAACACGCTCCGCGGCGTGTTCAATACCGCCCGCAGATGCAAGCCGTCTCGTTGCAGCCACGCCGTGTGCAACCCGTTGGACGTGCTGAGCCGGAGGTCCTGCCACAGGACCAGGTTCGTGCCCGAGGCGCCCTGTACGCGGACCCTGTAGAGGTCCGGCTCGAGCGCCACCTCTGCATACCTTCCTTCCGGCGCGGGCGCATAACCCGAAAACGCCAGGGCAGTCTCCCAGGGCCCGCCGGCCCGGGAGATTTGGAGGAGCAGTTCACCTCCCACCGGCCACGCCACATAATGGACACCCAACCGATCCGCCGGCATGGAACCGTCGGCCGGGTACCCCCGATGACTCCAGAACACCGCGCCGTCGGGCGGCAGGACAAAATGCTCCAAAAACCAGTTGGTCCGCGCCCAGGCCGTCTCCGCCGCGCGGGTGCTTTGTGCACCGCCCTCGAGCACGGGCATGGACACCGGAGGGTACTCGCCGTCAAACGAACGCCCGCTCTGGCCCAACAACCCAACCAGACGCGGGAACAAA
The nucleotide sequence above comes from Limisphaera ngatamarikiensis. Encoded proteins:
- a CDS encoding SGNH/GDSL hydrolase family protein, yielding MPSYGEAVWRRAGAWVAWVGAGLLSCAGQEDWSSLNVERWTRFRAAAENAGGPVTVVAFGDSMQATYRSVPRFLFPRLVGLLGQSGRSFDGEYPPVSMPVLEGGAQSTRAAETAWARTNWFLEHFVLPPDGAVFWSHRGYPADGSMPADRLGVHYVAWPVGGELLLQISRAGGPWETALAFSGYAPAPEGRYAEVALEPDLYRVRVQGASGTNLVLWQDLRLSTSNGLHTAWLQRDGLHLRAVLNTPRSVLEPVLQNLQPHLIFWHMKELADYWNLVGPDRAEAVLSNDLEQLELLWQKAAPGADVIYLGTPYEARDEAGTPVTQPQNRLVRDLARRHGRIYVDGMTPMVSYSWMRSQGYLVDGLHLSDAGYAVLTDLIWRQLGLETLRLDRRLYITRIGDRVHLQWAARSNLVHEVWVSTDLQSWTPIQSGEGSEPGAGTDWPLQRAGQTFFRVQWRPK